The Salvia miltiorrhiza cultivar Shanhuang (shh) chromosome 2, IMPLAD_Smil_shh, whole genome shotgun sequence DNA window CACTGTCGCCGCCAGCCCCCATCCTCGCCGCCATTCTCCACCGTCCTCGCCGCCGTGTAGCTGTTCGCGCCGCCGTCCTCGCCGCTGAGGCCCCTTATCCCTTTCTCTTCCGCGAACAGCAGCGGTCCGAGGCGCCGCCGCTGATGTATCCTTCTCTGAAACTCCGGCGCTGCTTCTGTAAAATCTGGCGACTAATTTTGACCGTTCTttccctctttttctctttgtCTCGGTTTCCCTCTCTAATCCCTCACTGGAAGCGCGCAATTGAAGGGAAGAAGTAGAGCCCTAGCTTCTCTGTCTGAAATCGCCGGTCGCCGCCCTGGCTTGACGCCGCCGGATATCCCTTGCTCGGAGATCGCAACACCGCTAAAGCCCTTCCTCTGCTCAAAACATTCTCAATATGAGGTTGATTCCAATGTATTTCCATTTCACTACTGAACTATTTCTTGTTTAATTTAGGGTTCTGGTGGATGTATTGATGCTGttgcagctgcaattcaagttCTGGAGGTATTTTGTTGGTGTTATTTGGGTATTTTTTCTACAGAGTATCTTGTGATTAAGTAGATTATCATGTAGATTTATTGACGCGTGCTTGATAATTTCTGATCATGTCTGTTTTTTTCTTTGCCCCTGAATCCAGATCTCTGTCTTTTTTGGTTTTAAGTCTTTGCCTTATGATAGTCCTATGTCTTTCAGGAACTTCTGTTTTTCACACATGTAGCTATTTTGTATATTTGAAGATATTATATTATTCTGATCAGGATATTTGCTGGATACAATAAAGCTATCAGAATTTTTGAGGTTCATCGCCCAGGGAGAGATTTTGAACAACACTCGACTGTTTTAGGAAACAAAGAAGGCCAATCAGGTGATTTTATCTAATTTCTAGATTAATGGGGCTTTGGAATGAATTCCACCAACTTTGGATTGACCCTAAATCTGTAAACTTTTAAATCATTATATAAGCTCAAGTATTTGATAAGTTATTTGTTGTGATCTATGTGGGTTCAATCGAGTAGTATCTATGTGGTGTTAATGcattaaatatatttgttttTAGTGGGATCTAATCTTCCTGAGCTTCTTTCTTCTTATGGTCAGGTATTATATCTTCTATTGCTTTTTCCCCCACTTCTTCTGGTATGCTGGCTGTGGGCTCCTACAACCAGACTACTGCTATATACAGATAAGACAATATGGAACTGCTGTATGTGTTGCATGGCCAAGAAGGTGGGGTTACACAAGTAAGTTGGTAGAGTTGCCTTCTGTGGGTTCATGTTTTCTTGAGTTTCTAGAAGTGGTTAATCATTCGAAGTATGTATCTGCCAGGTTCAGTTTTCTAAGGATGGAAACTATTTGTACTCTGGGGGACGGAAGGTAGAGTCCAACTGCTCCTCTTTTGACAGCATACTAATGCAAAATTAGATGGGCCTTTTATGGATGTTCTTTCAAATATCTTGCAGGATCCTTATATTCTATGCTGGGATATTCGCAAAACTGTTGATATTGTCTACAAGTAGGTTTTTTGCTCCTCTCTAAAACCTCATATGGGAATTGGGCATTTGACTGCAGAAAAAGCTAGCTATGTTCATTATCAATCTCATAAGTTCTCCTGTTGGACTAGTcttgaattattttttcttagtTGCTTGCCAAATGCTAATTTCTCCTCTGCAATAGTTATAGAAGAAGTGTGGGCCTTGTTAAAGCATTAGGATTCAATTGTTACTAACTTTTCTTCTGTATTTGGTTAGACTATATCGATCATCTGAAAGCACCAATCAGAGAATACAATTTGCTATTGAACCTCTTGGTCGATATCTTGGAACTGGTGGTCAGGTACCTTTTTagctaccactaatcttttcaGGCATTCAATTCAACAGCAGTTAAGTCTCTAATTTTGTCCAAACTCTCTTTTAAAGGATGGTCTGGTGCATATCTATGATCTTCAGACCGGGGAGTGGGTATCAAGCTTTCAAGCGGCACTAGGTTCACTCATCCTCCTCTTTATACCTGTCTGCTTAATTAGAAAGATTATATTCCTCAGGTTCTTGGTCGGTGAAGGGGCCCATATGTGGGCGAAGTCCAAGGGTATTGCGACTGATGGCACTATAGAGGATGCGGATGAGGTAGCTTTTATCCGACTACATACACTGTCATCTAATCATTTTGCCAAAATCCCACCTTTGCTTGTGAAATCTATAGTTTTATTATCAAGACAAAAGAGCCGTATTTGCACTTTTGACTTGTCGTAGCTTATGCATTTCATGGTGC harbors:
- the LOC131007858 gene encoding uncharacterized protein LOC131007858: MELLYVLHGQEGGVTQVQFSKDGNYLYSGGRKDPYILCWDIRKTVDIVYKLYRSSESTNQRIQFAIEPLGRYLGTGGQDGLVHIYDLQTGEWVSSFQAALGSLILLFIPVCLIRKIIFLRFLVGEGAHMWAKSKGIATDGTIEDADEWLVNFERAQAEIAKIRELDDDEDENTDTSAENFGD